A single Anopheles funestus chromosome 2RL, idAnoFuneDA-416_04, whole genome shotgun sequence DNA region contains:
- the LOC125766628 gene encoding protein cappuccino isoform X1, giving the protein MGNTQAHAATQPNAASAEQQPTSRSSKTPSLSKGRSFIKFGKRKQLLVEHEGQTLTGGRLSVEDDVTKPDLVTADTEEDGFSNILLDAAAHLDRNNSRREQNGSISEIAEKSADSNGRDDEEFDYIQQQASTGGKPAKHAKDASRSVDDAIYETHPQRPPPAIPATTMTTSNTGGMISNPSASFTHPPDHCKSLTCLETHKHISPQQTLPHHTCPPAASSSSTGHDSTLTGTRECNNAPIQRQDSGLPVATHSVSITTNDVETSTQQPTHCSRAASSQLRSKPVPATDNTLTDGCGGVVGQQPANPIIVTTDSWKRANSLNQTPAARESQPSTNSCAALRSKDTPNVIHLRDRTTSSSSDSIFTDPASPQGGFATEINEAYYSEENICDLNDTASTVRNRSPLAQLTICRNESLTLGGTDIEREERLKAKLECKNVSHISVSPCNENYSSGKESQANLHIEHNVSNVCIESETALYDSSESSSPPPDNSMERKRVPLSHRRTGSVTVTGSNGTGTTGIGTRVPTNGKPTKVLTKSSLYVGTKLPVLTDRKVSANNFSGTTPANRVVRPSYVPEKLNFFAYEKFEGHMLMNWLSSSLPSNIPGVNEQDLQALLFQYCTNLLVAGVMKQIPDKHAPPQDTFRTNLMYQWTHTEPPTPTPVTPGRLEPHVVWPHASETQSTTKSVSHQSTSTNIEQLANSKSDGDKTMSESLGQDQNDDQKASDFQLLRRRIASCETIAQLKSILQELFFNNSIPADAAEMTKNHNFNEQSMSNSYRLLFRDLLNGTDCTIYDKATTDLLNETECTVFAASTSTPKGKSIIQENNNSSESIVSHSLQASPNQGVQDEQKQTSVTRDTTANTHQTFLNNSITASNISDLPEHDTTRYFNEANMPNSNVPCAPSVTNYVCSSCAKSLSSGSTTSTLLAQSADESANVKRSADHTVLMDSAQPALVTRETQTDPSNKIHSQDDTAIPCPSDIKPSLPPPPPPPPPPLFNTIPAQTATGVQQSSLPPPPPPPPPPTPFQTTSLPPPPPPPPPMPMVGEGGKLLSVPPPPPPPPPMGIGPAGGAAGTALIGPPPPPPGGIGGGLGTNGPNAAPPPGPGKLASSASTTANTSGPPPLPLPIPVPGGWYAANILRKQPVNPPKPMKPLYWTRIIAPKSSSAGKNSNVMSTSLCDETDGASSISSTSVTEPTDGGVHATKLETNSSPPTSLEIEKRLGLWQELEETNLDNLEEFTELFSRQVIIPKLREKVEKPEKTIKILDCKRSQNVGIFAKSLHVEWDEIECAIYHCDTSVVSLEAMQKILEIKASDEELMQIRDYAESSLANNNNAIPLDQPEQFLLRISSISFFSERISCIVFQAEFEEHYKGVSRKLKTVKQTCEFLTESEELKHLFSIILTLGNFMNGGNRTRGQADGFGLEILSKLKDVKSADTNTTLLHFIIRTYISQCRKSGIILQEIKLPIPDPGDLDKAVIVDYDDCRTQLTMLRSKTEECRRTADKVIQDSTEDHLHPFKEIMEEFIEKATARIEKQFCKLEECCECFVRTMRFYHFTPKTGTLEECKPEMFFELWLPFAHDFRSIFKKEMQHHLNELLKKTKRPSTAPSGAKQTTAKVKPGSLKERMKRLMQN; this is encoded by the exons CAACAACAAG CCTCAACTGGTGGCAAACCAGCCAAGCATGCAAAAGATGCGTCGCGATCCGTTGATGACGCAATTTACGAGACTCACCCTCAACGACCACCACCCGCCATACCGGCTACAACGATGACGACATCAAACACGGGGGGCATGATCAGCAACCCAAGCGCATCATTCACACACCCGCCCGATCACTGTAAGTCGCTGACCTGCTTAGAGACGCACAAGCACATTTCTCCACAACAAACGCTGCCGCACCATACATGTCCGCCAGCAGCCAGTTCTAGTAGCACCGGTCACGATAGTACGCTCACTGGCACCCGCGAATGCAACAACGCACCAATACAGCGGCAAGATAGCGGCTTGCCGGTCGCGACGCATTCCGTTTCTATAACAACAAACGATGTCGAAACCTCCACCCAACAACCGACCCACTGCAGTAGGGCGGCATCATCGCAGCTACGCAGCAAACCAGTTCCAGCCACGGACAACACGCTCACCGATGGTTGTGGTGGTGTGGTCGGCCAACAGCCAGCGAACCCGATCATTGTCACTACCGACTCGTGGAAAAGGGCCAATTCACTCAATCAAACTCCAGCCGCGCGTGAAAGCCAACCTTCCACCAATTCGTGCGCGGCGTTACGCAGCAAAG ATACACCGAATGTCATACACTTGCGCGATCGTACCACTTCTTCAAGCTCTGACTCGATCTTCACGGATCCAGCATCACCGCAGGGCGGTTTTGCGACCGAAATTAACGAAGCTTACTATTCCGAAGAAAACATCTGCGATCTTAACGATACCGCTTCGACTGTTCGCAATCGGTCCCCACTAGCTCAGCTAACCATCTGCAGGAATGAATCACTGACACTCGGTGGCACTGACATTGAACGAGAGGAGCGTCTAAAAGCAAAACTAGAGTGCAAGAATGTATCCCACATCAGTGTTTCACCCTGCAATGAAAACTACTCTAGCGGTAAGGAATCACAAGCGAACCTGCACATCGAACACAACGTGAGCAACGTCTGCATTGAGTCAGAAACTGCCCTGTATGACTCATCGGAATCATCTTCACCACCTCCGGATAACAGTATGGAACGAAAACGGGTGCCTCTGTCCCATCGCAGAACGGGTAGTGTCACCGTTACAGGCAGCAATGGAACGGGAACAACCGGTATTGGAACACGTGTTCCAACTAATGGGAAACCTACGAAAGTACTGACCAAATCTAGCCTTTACGTAGGCACAAAGTTACCTGTGCTAACTGACCGTAAGGTCAGCGCTAATAACTTTTCGGGCACGACTCCGGCCAACAGAGTTGTACGACCGTCTTACGTTCCAGAAAAGCTCAACTTTTTTGCATATGAGAAATTTGAAG GACATATGCTGATGAATTGGTTATCATCATCCCTACCTTCGAATATACCAGGAGTAAACGAACAAGACCTGCAAGCTCTCCTATTCCAGTACTGCACAAATCTTCTTGTTGCCGGCGTCATGAAACAGATACCTGACAAACATGCTCCACCACAGGATACTTTTCGG ACGAATCTCATGTACCAGTGGACGCATACCGAGCCTCCAACACCGACACCTGTTACACCCGGTAGACTTGAACCACACGTCGTTTGGCCGCACGCGTCGGAAACACAGTCCACTACAAAAAGTGTTTCCCATCAATCAACTAGCACGAACATTGAACAACTCGCCAATAGTAAATCTGACGGCGATAAAACCATGAGCGAAAGCCTCGGCCAAGATCAGAATGACGATCAAAAAGCGAGTGATTTTCAGCTTCTCCGGCGCCGAATCGCAAGCTGCGAAACGATCGCTCAACTAAAGAGCATTTTGCAGGAGCTATTCTTTAACAACAGTATCCCGGCTGATGCAGCTGAAATGACTAAGAATCACAATTTCAACGAGCAATCAATGAGCAATAGCTATCGATTACTGTTCCGAGATCTTCTCAATGGCACTGATTGCACCATATACGATAAAGCCACGACCGATCTACTTAACGAAACCGAGTGTACAGTGTTTGCTGCATCTACCAGCACTCCAAAAGGGAAATCCATAATACAAGAAAACAATAACTCAAGCGAAAGTATTGTAAGCCACAGTTTACAAGCGTCTCCCAACCAAGGAGTACAAGATGAGCAAAAGCAAACTTCTGTTACACGTGATACAACTGCGAATACGCACCAAACATTCCTCAACAACAGTATTACTGCCAGCAACATCAGTGATCTTCCAGAGCATGACACGACGCGGTACTTCAACGAAGCAAATATGCCTAATAGTAATGTGCCGTGTGCTCCATCCGTGACCAATTACGTCTGTTCTAGCTGCGCCAAATCGCTCTCATCTGGAAGTACAACGTCCACTCTATTAGCTCAATCTGCAGACGAATCTGCAAACGTTAAAAGAAGTGCAGATCATACGGTTCTAATGGACAGCGCACAGCCAGCGCTAGTAACAAGGGAAACGCAAACCGACCCCAGTAATAAAATTCATTCCCAGGACGATACAGCCATTCCATGTCCTTCTGACATTAAGCCGTCTttgccaccaccgccacctccaccgccaccacctcTCTTCAATACTATTCCAGCACAAACTGCGACCGGGGTACAACAGTCGTcccttcctcctcctcccccaccaccaccacctccaacaCCTTTCCAAACTACATCATTgccaccacctccacctccACCGCCACCAATGCCAATGGTTGGCGAGGGAGGCAAACTTCTTTCCGTTcctccaccacctccaccgcctccaccaATGGGGATTGGTCCTGCGGGAGGAGCTGCTGGCACAGCTTTGATAGGACCACCACCGCCCCCACCAGGTGGTATTGGTGGCGGGCTTGGTACAAATGGGCCGAATGCGGCTCCACCACCTGGACCAGGTAAATTAGCGTCAAGTGCCTCCACTACTGCGAACACCAGTGGCCCTCCGCCACTACCACTACCCATACCAGTGCCCGGAGGATGGTATGCGGCGAATA TTCTTCGCAAACAACCGGTTAATCCGCCTAAACCGATGAAACCCCTCTATTGGACCCGCATTATAGCACCAAAAAGTAGTAGCGCTGGCAAAAATTCCAACGTGATGTCGACGTCGCTGTGTGACGAAACCGACGGAGCGTCCTCCATATCGAGCACAAGCGTCACGGAGCCTACTGATGGTGGAGTGCATGCTACAAAGTTAGAAACAAATTCCTCGCCACCCACATCGTTGGAAATCGAAAAGCGTCTAGGTCTGTGGCAGGAGCTTGAGGAAACAAATCTCGACAACTTGGAGGAGTTTACTGAGCTGTTTTCGCGCCAAGTAATCATACCgaaacttcgggaaaaggtaGAGAAACCggaaaaaaccattaaaataCTCGACTGCAAAAGATCCCAAAATGTGGGTATTTTCGCAAAAAGTTTGCACGTAGAATGGGACGAAATTGAGTGTGCTATTTACCACTGTGATACGTCCGTCGTGAGTCTGGAAGCGATGCAAAAAATCCTTGAAATTAAAGCCAGCGATGAAGAGCTGATGCAGATCCGCGACTACGCAGAGAGCAGTTTGGCCAATAATAACAATGCGATCCCGCTCGATCAGCCGGAACAGTTCCTTTTGCGCATATCAAGCATTTCGTTCTTCTCGGAACGCATTTCCTGCATCGTATTTCAGGCCGAATTCGAGGAACATTACAAAGGCGTGTCACGCAAACTCAAAACGGTTAAACAGACTTGCGAGTTTCTTACGGAGAGCGAAGAATTGAAACATCTCTTTTCAATCATACTTACGCTGGGCAATTTCATGAACGGAGGCAACCGTACCCGCGGACAGGCGGACGGTTTTGGATTGGAGATTTTAAGCAAGCTCAAGGATGTCAAGTCGGCCGACACTAATACGACGCTCTTGCACTTTATAATCCGTACCTATATCAGCCAATGCCGCAAGAGTGGTATCATATTGCAGGAAATAAAGCTACCCATTCCGGATCCTGGTGATCTGGATAAGGCCGTAATAGTGGACTACGACGATTGCAGAACGCAGCTTACAATGTTACGCTCAAAAACAGAAG AGTGCCGCAGAACTGCAGACAAAGTTATCCAAGATTCAACGGAAGATCATTTGCATCCATTCAAGGAAATTATGGAAGAATTCATTGAAAAGGCCACCGCTCGTATCGAAAAGCAATTCTGCAAGCTCGAGGAATGTTGCGAATGTTTCGTTCGCACAATGCGCTTCTACCATTTTACACCTAAAACGGGCACACTAGAAGAATGCAAGCCCGAAATGTTCTTCGAACTATGGCTACCGTTCGCACACGACTTTAGGAGcatttttaaaaaggaaatgcaGCACCATTTAAATGAACT TTTAAAAAAGACCAAACGTCCATCAACGGCACCGTCCGgtgcaaaacaaaccacagCAAAAGTGAAACCCGGCTCGCTAAAAGAACGTATGAAACGATTGATGCAAAACTAA
- the LOC125766628 gene encoding protein cappuccino isoform X2 — MGNTQAHAATQPNAASAEQQPTSRSSKTPSLSKGRSFIKFGKRKQLLVEHEGQTLTGGRLSVEDDVTKPDLVTADTEEDGFSNILLDAAAHLDRNNSRREQNGSISEIAEKSADSNGRDDEEFDYIQQQASTGGKPAKHAKDASRSVDDAIYETHPQRPPPAIPATTMTTSNTGGMISNPSASFTHPPDHCKSLTCLETHKHISPQQTLPHHTCPPAASSSSTGHDSTLTGTRECNNAPIQRQDSGLPVATHSVSITTNDVETSTQQPTHCSRAASSQLRSKPVPATDNTLTDGCGGVVGQQPANPIIVTTDSWKRANSLNQTPAARESQPSTNSCAALRSKDTPNVIHLRDRTTSSSSDSIFTDPASPQGGFATEINEAYYSEENICDLNDTASTVRNRSPLAQLTICRNESLTLGGTDIEREERLKAKLECKNVSHISVSPCNENYSSGKESQANLHIEHNVSNVCIESETALYDSSESSSPPPDNSMERKRVPLSHRRTGSVTVTGSNGTGTTGIGTRVPTNGKPTKVLTKSSLYVGTKLPVLTDRKVSANNFSGTTPANRVVRPSYVPEKLNFFAYEKFEGHMLMNWLSSSLPSNIPGVNEQDLQALLFQYCTNLLVAGVMKQIPDKHAPPQDTFRTNLMYQWTHTEPPTPTPVTPGRLEPHVVWPHASETQSTTKSVSHQSTSTNIEQLANSKSDGDKTMSESLGQDQNDDQKASDFQLLRRRIASCETIAQLKSILQELFFNNSIPADAAEMTKNHNFNEQSMSNSYRLLFRDLLNGTDCTIYDKATTDLLNETECTVFAASTSTPKGKSIIQENNNSSESIVSHSLQASPNQGVQDEQKQTSVTRDTTANTHQTFLNNSITASNISDLPEHDTTRYFNEANMPNSNVPCAPSVTNYVCSSCAKSLSSGSTTSTLLAQSADESANVKRSADHTVLMDSAQPALVTRETQTDPSNKIHSQDDTAIPCPSDIKPSLPPPPPPPPPPLFNTIPAQTATGVQQSSLPPPPPPPPPPTPFQTTSLPPPPPPPPPMPMVGEGGKLLSVPPPPPPPPPMGIGPAGGAAGTALIGPPPPPPGGIGGGLGTNGPNAAPPPGPVLRKQPVNPPKPMKPLYWTRIIAPKSSSAGKNSNVMSTSLCDETDGASSISSTSVTEPTDGGVHATKLETNSSPPTSLEIEKRLGLWQELEETNLDNLEEFTELFSRQVIIPKLREKVEKPEKTIKILDCKRSQNVGIFAKSLHVEWDEIECAIYHCDTSVVSLEAMQKILEIKASDEELMQIRDYAESSLANNNNAIPLDQPEQFLLRISSISFFSERISCIVFQAEFEEHYKGVSRKLKTVKQTCEFLTESEELKHLFSIILTLGNFMNGGNRTRGQADGFGLEILSKLKDVKSADTNTTLLHFIIRTYISQCRKSGIILQEIKLPIPDPGDLDKAVIVDYDDCRTQLTMLRSKTEECRRTADKVIQDSTEDHLHPFKEIMEEFIEKATARIEKQFCKLEECCECFVRTMRFYHFTPKTGTLEECKPEMFFELWLPFAHDFRSIFKKEMQHHLNELLKKTKRPSTAPSGAKQTTAKVKPGSLKERMKRLMQN; from the exons CAACAACAAG CCTCAACTGGTGGCAAACCAGCCAAGCATGCAAAAGATGCGTCGCGATCCGTTGATGACGCAATTTACGAGACTCACCCTCAACGACCACCACCCGCCATACCGGCTACAACGATGACGACATCAAACACGGGGGGCATGATCAGCAACCCAAGCGCATCATTCACACACCCGCCCGATCACTGTAAGTCGCTGACCTGCTTAGAGACGCACAAGCACATTTCTCCACAACAAACGCTGCCGCACCATACATGTCCGCCAGCAGCCAGTTCTAGTAGCACCGGTCACGATAGTACGCTCACTGGCACCCGCGAATGCAACAACGCACCAATACAGCGGCAAGATAGCGGCTTGCCGGTCGCGACGCATTCCGTTTCTATAACAACAAACGATGTCGAAACCTCCACCCAACAACCGACCCACTGCAGTAGGGCGGCATCATCGCAGCTACGCAGCAAACCAGTTCCAGCCACGGACAACACGCTCACCGATGGTTGTGGTGGTGTGGTCGGCCAACAGCCAGCGAACCCGATCATTGTCACTACCGACTCGTGGAAAAGGGCCAATTCACTCAATCAAACTCCAGCCGCGCGTGAAAGCCAACCTTCCACCAATTCGTGCGCGGCGTTACGCAGCAAAG ATACACCGAATGTCATACACTTGCGCGATCGTACCACTTCTTCAAGCTCTGACTCGATCTTCACGGATCCAGCATCACCGCAGGGCGGTTTTGCGACCGAAATTAACGAAGCTTACTATTCCGAAGAAAACATCTGCGATCTTAACGATACCGCTTCGACTGTTCGCAATCGGTCCCCACTAGCTCAGCTAACCATCTGCAGGAATGAATCACTGACACTCGGTGGCACTGACATTGAACGAGAGGAGCGTCTAAAAGCAAAACTAGAGTGCAAGAATGTATCCCACATCAGTGTTTCACCCTGCAATGAAAACTACTCTAGCGGTAAGGAATCACAAGCGAACCTGCACATCGAACACAACGTGAGCAACGTCTGCATTGAGTCAGAAACTGCCCTGTATGACTCATCGGAATCATCTTCACCACCTCCGGATAACAGTATGGAACGAAAACGGGTGCCTCTGTCCCATCGCAGAACGGGTAGTGTCACCGTTACAGGCAGCAATGGAACGGGAACAACCGGTATTGGAACACGTGTTCCAACTAATGGGAAACCTACGAAAGTACTGACCAAATCTAGCCTTTACGTAGGCACAAAGTTACCTGTGCTAACTGACCGTAAGGTCAGCGCTAATAACTTTTCGGGCACGACTCCGGCCAACAGAGTTGTACGACCGTCTTACGTTCCAGAAAAGCTCAACTTTTTTGCATATGAGAAATTTGAAG GACATATGCTGATGAATTGGTTATCATCATCCCTACCTTCGAATATACCAGGAGTAAACGAACAAGACCTGCAAGCTCTCCTATTCCAGTACTGCACAAATCTTCTTGTTGCCGGCGTCATGAAACAGATACCTGACAAACATGCTCCACCACAGGATACTTTTCGG ACGAATCTCATGTACCAGTGGACGCATACCGAGCCTCCAACACCGACACCTGTTACACCCGGTAGACTTGAACCACACGTCGTTTGGCCGCACGCGTCGGAAACACAGTCCACTACAAAAAGTGTTTCCCATCAATCAACTAGCACGAACATTGAACAACTCGCCAATAGTAAATCTGACGGCGATAAAACCATGAGCGAAAGCCTCGGCCAAGATCAGAATGACGATCAAAAAGCGAGTGATTTTCAGCTTCTCCGGCGCCGAATCGCAAGCTGCGAAACGATCGCTCAACTAAAGAGCATTTTGCAGGAGCTATTCTTTAACAACAGTATCCCGGCTGATGCAGCTGAAATGACTAAGAATCACAATTTCAACGAGCAATCAATGAGCAATAGCTATCGATTACTGTTCCGAGATCTTCTCAATGGCACTGATTGCACCATATACGATAAAGCCACGACCGATCTACTTAACGAAACCGAGTGTACAGTGTTTGCTGCATCTACCAGCACTCCAAAAGGGAAATCCATAATACAAGAAAACAATAACTCAAGCGAAAGTATTGTAAGCCACAGTTTACAAGCGTCTCCCAACCAAGGAGTACAAGATGAGCAAAAGCAAACTTCTGTTACACGTGATACAACTGCGAATACGCACCAAACATTCCTCAACAACAGTATTACTGCCAGCAACATCAGTGATCTTCCAGAGCATGACACGACGCGGTACTTCAACGAAGCAAATATGCCTAATAGTAATGTGCCGTGTGCTCCATCCGTGACCAATTACGTCTGTTCTAGCTGCGCCAAATCGCTCTCATCTGGAAGTACAACGTCCACTCTATTAGCTCAATCTGCAGACGAATCTGCAAACGTTAAAAGAAGTGCAGATCATACGGTTCTAATGGACAGCGCACAGCCAGCGCTAGTAACAAGGGAAACGCAAACCGACCCCAGTAATAAAATTCATTCCCAGGACGATACAGCCATTCCATGTCCTTCTGACATTAAGCCGTCTttgccaccaccgccacctccaccgccaccacctcTCTTCAATACTATTCCAGCACAAACTGCGACCGGGGTACAACAGTCGTcccttcctcctcctcccccaccaccaccacctccaacaCCTTTCCAAACTACATCATTgccaccacctccacctccACCGCCACCAATGCCAATGGTTGGCGAGGGAGGCAAACTTCTTTCCGTTcctccaccacctccaccgcctccaccaATGGGGATTGGTCCTGCGGGAGGAGCTGCTGGCACAGCTTTGATAGGACCACCACCGCCCCCACCAGGTGGTATTGGTGGCGGGCTTGGTACAAATGGGCCGAATGCGGCTCCACCACCTGGACCAG TTCTTCGCAAACAACCGGTTAATCCGCCTAAACCGATGAAACCCCTCTATTGGACCCGCATTATAGCACCAAAAAGTAGTAGCGCTGGCAAAAATTCCAACGTGATGTCGACGTCGCTGTGTGACGAAACCGACGGAGCGTCCTCCATATCGAGCACAAGCGTCACGGAGCCTACTGATGGTGGAGTGCATGCTACAAAGTTAGAAACAAATTCCTCGCCACCCACATCGTTGGAAATCGAAAAGCGTCTAGGTCTGTGGCAGGAGCTTGAGGAAACAAATCTCGACAACTTGGAGGAGTTTACTGAGCTGTTTTCGCGCCAAGTAATCATACCgaaacttcgggaaaaggtaGAGAAACCggaaaaaaccattaaaataCTCGACTGCAAAAGATCCCAAAATGTGGGTATTTTCGCAAAAAGTTTGCACGTAGAATGGGACGAAATTGAGTGTGCTATTTACCACTGTGATACGTCCGTCGTGAGTCTGGAAGCGATGCAAAAAATCCTTGAAATTAAAGCCAGCGATGAAGAGCTGATGCAGATCCGCGACTACGCAGAGAGCAGTTTGGCCAATAATAACAATGCGATCCCGCTCGATCAGCCGGAACAGTTCCTTTTGCGCATATCAAGCATTTCGTTCTTCTCGGAACGCATTTCCTGCATCGTATTTCAGGCCGAATTCGAGGAACATTACAAAGGCGTGTCACGCAAACTCAAAACGGTTAAACAGACTTGCGAGTTTCTTACGGAGAGCGAAGAATTGAAACATCTCTTTTCAATCATACTTACGCTGGGCAATTTCATGAACGGAGGCAACCGTACCCGCGGACAGGCGGACGGTTTTGGATTGGAGATTTTAAGCAAGCTCAAGGATGTCAAGTCGGCCGACACTAATACGACGCTCTTGCACTTTATAATCCGTACCTATATCAGCCAATGCCGCAAGAGTGGTATCATATTGCAGGAAATAAAGCTACCCATTCCGGATCCTGGTGATCTGGATAAGGCCGTAATAGTGGACTACGACGATTGCAGAACGCAGCTTACAATGTTACGCTCAAAAACAGAAG AGTGCCGCAGAACTGCAGACAAAGTTATCCAAGATTCAACGGAAGATCATTTGCATCCATTCAAGGAAATTATGGAAGAATTCATTGAAAAGGCCACCGCTCGTATCGAAAAGCAATTCTGCAAGCTCGAGGAATGTTGCGAATGTTTCGTTCGCACAATGCGCTTCTACCATTTTACACCTAAAACGGGCACACTAGAAGAATGCAAGCCCGAAATGTTCTTCGAACTATGGCTACCGTTCGCACACGACTTTAGGAGcatttttaaaaaggaaatgcaGCACCATTTAAATGAACT TTTAAAAAAGACCAAACGTCCATCAACGGCACCGTCCGgtgcaaaacaaaccacagCAAAAGTGAAACCCGGCTCGCTAAAAGAACGTATGAAACGATTGATGCAAAACTAA